The following proteins are encoded in a genomic region of Drosophila willistoni isolate 14030-0811.24 chromosome 3R, UCI_dwil_1.1, whole genome shotgun sequence:
- the LOC6649444 gene encoding protein crumbs isoform X1 — translation MAVTTMYASATTIAHGRQQKQQQKQQRRTITTKTTLSRARTKSAAQMTTKATKQQQQQLRQAQQHLLKRAISAPQWIFLLILIYLATDVASLEVQTKEAYFNGSAYLRLLTPMPIWDHSAISFRSCRGGEILAQQYNKNSIVISVLNDFLQISLAGPAVIGPNNRLDVKLPYQLLDNRWHTLQFKYEYGNLYLHVDRAATIFANSTYNSQFLTNQDIGNEAAILILGNSFSGCLLDGPGLQFANGSMTVQNAVFGVCPLNQGPCSEHDVFTRVQDNFCLNDPCMGHGTCTSNADGYECRCTARYSGKNCQKDNGSPCAAGKNPCTNGGSCMENSRGDYQCFCDANHSGQHCETEVNIHPLCQKNPCKNNAACVVLSGSPSISCECPKGYAGKMCEIDTDECASQPCQNNGVCIDRINGFTCDCTGTGYSGAFCQANIDECEKNPCLNGGRCFDTYGWYTCQCLDGWGGEICDKPISCQTQQCLNGGTCLDKTIGFQCICPPEYSGELCQLGPPGSLCAQQCPIDSECIAGKCVCKPGTSGPIGHCIPTATTPLPELLVPTTTAITSPASTTLLTTTTTSATATTKIPQLITTTTIKNNKQLNKQQQQTPTQRSASLSVTTTPTACPPENCLNGGTCKGFGSNYTCICAKGYTGYNCQLSTGEGAAALQALTPINCNATNGKCLNGGTCSMNGTHCYCSVGYSGDRCEKADNCSPANCQEPMICEHNQCKCPDDKVCNQCATQPCQNGGECFDLPNGDYECKCSRGWTGRTCANDVDECVLQPTICGNGICKNEKGSYKCYCTPGFTGIHCDSDVDECLSHPCLNGATCHNKINAYECDCQPGYQGDNCEIDIDECINNPCSNGSTCIDMINNFTCSCIPGMTGRICDIDIDDCVSAPCLNSGKCIDELGGFHCDCSGTGYEGKNCELNIDECISNPCTNGAQCVDQVKDYLCECHPGYTGKNCDQDINECESNPCQYNSNCLERSNMTLYQLSKFMDLPKVFSQPFSYENASGYECVCVPGIIGKNCEININECESNPCSKHGTCNDGIGTYTCECDPGFEGTHCEINIDECDRYHPCMKGTCIDQINDYDCDCDANYGGKNCSVNLIGCQRNPCLNGGFCRPYLVNETVHLFNCTCEHGFQGDTCEKTTTLSMVVSSLITVKTQREEGYDINLQFRTTLPTGVLAFGTSGGQNEPVSYILELINGRLNLHSSLLNKWEGVFIGSKLNDSRWHKVFVAINTSHLVLSANDEQAIFPVGSYETANNSQPSFPLTYLGGTIPNLKSYLRHLTHQPSSFVGCMQDVVVNGMVIFPDEHIDNDTESDTKLSYVQSGCPRTEQCKPNPCHSNGECTDLWHTFRCVCPRPFFGHTCQHNMTAATFGHENTTHSAVIVETTDVARRAIRSILDISMFIRTREPTGQVFYLGSDPRKMPTKNIGDSFVAAQLNGGELLVKMQFNGTPEAYTVGGQKLDSGYNHLIEVVRNHTLVQVKINGTEYFRKTLSTTGILDAQVLYLGGPAPTRESLLPASTEPGLVDAESTASDMGSAAISPADYTKDYFKGIIQDVKVSNGSHNMIVEMYPLNVTEVQENASPFGVVSIDRTSVLPGEVSDDLCRKNPCKHNAECRNTWNDYSCTCPNGYKGKDCQEIEFCQLVRCPGNSTCQNLDDGYECLTDITFTGLERSPLAFSYFKEQQPEDNVGVPTKSTLKPVIEIAYRTRAGGTLLFIDNNDSFFEIGVNGARVTITWKLTQLHIGESARFEKENADGEWSRIYLRSHGGKLEGGWKGWESLVDPAPAFSVDIDQAAFQDLLSTSTQVYLGGMPESRQARGSTQSAQQGSQFKGCLGEARVGDLLLPYFTNAELYPHTENVSVQLQAQFRLNSSKPEEGCILCFQSDCKNDGECSAPFEKYACTCKPGYEGDDCSVDIDECLDVECQNNGTCLNQVADFYCQCQVGFEGRHCEQNIDECSPNPCQHGGNCTDLIAAYLCTCTEEFTGPQCNVLKQMTCENEPCRNESTCENGHNGTTGNNFTCTCATGFVGTLCDLSFCEETPCHNGGLCLNANNTPTCKCSLGYTGVLCEQEIDECASSPCQNGGKCIDRIGGYDCNCLSTGFEGTHCQDDIDECSLSEEYCGGLGRCINRPGTFKCICQTPHCGAYCNFTDPCNTTGICANGGQCVEACGEEPDYYCNCTEGFTGKNCTAMITSKEDGPSTTDIAIIVIPVVVVLLLIAGALLGTFLVMARNKRATRGTYSPSAQEYCNPRLEMDNVLKPPPEERLI, via the exons ATGTTGCCTCACTGGAAGTTCAGACCAAGGAGGCATACTTCAATGGCTCCGCTTATCTACGCCTGCTCACTCCCATGCCCATTTGGGATCATTCGGCAATTAGTTTCCGCTCGTGCCGCGGCGGTGAAATACTTGCTCAGCAATATAATAAAAACTCTATTGTAATCTCAGTGCTCAATGATTTCCTACAAATATCATTGGCCGGTCCGGCTGTGATTGGACCCAACAATCGTCTGGATGTTAAATTGCCCTATCAACTCTTGGACAATCGTTGGCATACGCTGCAATTCAAATACGAGTACGGTAATCTCTATTTGCATGTGGATCGTGCAGCCACAATATTTG CAAATTCTACATATAATAGTCAATTTTTAACCAATCAGGATATTGGCAATGAGGCAGCCATTTTAATATTGGGCAATTCATTCTCTGGATGTCTGTTGGATGGTCCTGGTTTGCAATTCGCCAATGGCTCCATGACCGTACAGAATGCTGTATTCGGTGTCTGTCCTTTGAATCAAGGTCCCTGCAGCGAACATGATGTCTTTACACGAGTCCAAGATAATTTTTGTCTCAATGATCCATGTATGGGTCATGGCACATGCACCTCCAATGCTGATGGCTATGAGTGTCGCTGTACTGCACGGTACTCGGGCAAGAATTGCCAAAAGGATAATGGCTCTCCATGTGCTGCGGGTAAAAATCCTTGCACTAATGGTGGCAGCTGTATGGAGAACTCTCGCGGTGATTATCAATGCTTCTGTGATGCCAATCACAGTGGTCAACACTGCGAAACAGAGGTGAACATCCATCCACTCTGCCAAAAGAATCCCTGCAAGAATAATGCCGCCTGCGTGGTACTCAGCGGTAGTCCGTCGATTTCATGTGAATGTCCTAAGGGCTATGCGGGAAAAATGTGTGAGATTGATACGGACGAGTGTGCCTCACAGCCCTGTCAGAATAATGGCGTTTGTATTGATCGCATCAATGGATTCACTTGTGATTGCACGGGCACTGGCTATAGTGGCGCCTTCTGTCAGGCCAATATCGATGAATGCGAAAAGAATCCCTGTTTGAATGGTGGACGCTGTTTCGATACCTATGGCTGGTATACATGCCAGTGTCTAGACGGTTGGGGTGGCGAGATCTGTGACAAGCCGATCAGTTGCCAAACGCAACAGTGTCTCAACGGTGGAACCTGCTTGGACAAAACCATCGGTTTTCAGTGCATTTGTCCGCCCGAATATAGCGGAGAATTATGTCAACTTGGACCACCAGGATCACTATGTGCACAGCAATGTCCCATCGATTCCGAATGTATTGCCGgcaaatgtgtgtgtaagcCAGGAACTTCGG GCCCTATTGGTCATTGTATTCCAACTGCAACAACACCGTTACCAGAACTATTagtaccaacaacaacagcaatcaCATCACCAGCTAGTACAACTcttttaacaacaacaacaacatcagcaacagctacaacaaaaataccccaattaataacaacaacaacaatcaaaaacaataaacaactaaataaacaacaacaacaaacacccACCCAACGCTCGGCCTCATTGAGTGTGACTACTACTCCCACTGCATGTCCCCCAGAAAATTGCTTGAATGGTGGCACCTGTAAAGGATTTGGCAGCAATTATACTTGTATATGCGCTAAAGGATACACAG GTTACAACTGTCAACTGAGCACAGGGGAGGGTGCTGCCGCTTTACAGGCACTGACACCCATCAATTGTAATGCCACCAATGGCAAATGTCTGAATGGGGGCACTTGCTCCATGAATGGCACCcattgctattgctctgtgggATATTCTGGTGATCGCTGTGAGAAGGCCGATAATTGTTCTCCAGCTAATTGCCAAGAGCCGATGATTTGTGAGCATAATCAATGCAAATGTCCCGATGACAAGGTGTGCAACCAGTGTGCCACACAACCCTGTCAAAATGGTGGTGAATGCTTCGATTTACCCAATGGTGATTACGAATGCAAATGCTCACGCGGCTGGACAGGACGCACTTGTGCCAATGATGTGGATGAATGTGTGCTACAACCGACAATTTGTGGCAATGGCATATGCAAGAACGAGAAGGGTTCCTATAAATGTTATTGCACACCAGGATTCACGGGTATTCATTGTGATTCCGATGTGGATGAGTGTCTTAGTCATCCCTGTCTAAATGGGGCGACATGCCATAATAAG ATCAATGCCTATGAATGTGACTGCCAGCCGGGCTATCAGGGTGATAATTGTGAAATTGATATTGATGAATGTATTAATAATCCTTGCTCAAATGGCTCTACCTGCATTGATATGATCAATAATTTCACCTGCTCCTGCATACCTGGAATGACGGGACGCATCTGTGATATTGATATCGATGATTGTGTATCGGCACCATGTCTGAATAGTGGCAaatgtattgatgaattgggTGGCTTCCATTGCGATTGCAGTGGCACTGGCTATGAGGGTAAAAATTGTGAACTGAATATCGATGAATGCATCTCGAATCCATGTACAAATGGTGCCCAATGTGTGGATCAAGTGAAGGATTATTTATGCGAATGTCATCCAGGCTATACGGGCAAAAATTGTGATCAGGATATCAATGAATGTGAGAGTAATCCATGTCAGTATAATAGCAATTGTCTGGAAAGATCAAATATGACTTTATATCAATTGAGTAAGTTTATGGATCTACCTAAGGTGTTTAGTCAGCCTTTCAGCTATGAAAATGCTAGCGG TTACGAATGTGTTTGCGTTCCTGGCATTATAGGCAAAAACTGTGAAATTAACATCAACGAATGTGAAAGTAATCCTTGCAGCAAACATGGCACTTGCAATGATGGA ATTGGTACCTATACATGCGAATGTGATCCTGGTTTCGAGGGCACACACTGTGAGATTAATATCGATGAATGCGATCGATATCATCCATGCATGAAAGGGACTTGTATTGATCAGATCAACGATTATGACTGCGATTGCGATGCAAACTATGGTGGCAAGAATTGTTCTGTGAATTTAATTGGCTGCCAACGGAAT CCATGTTTAAATGGGGGTTTTTGCCGGCCATATTTGGTCAATGAAACTGTCCATCTGTTCAATTGTACTTGCGAGCATGGTTTCCAAGGTGATACCTGTGAGAAGACCACAACTCTTTCCATGGTGGTTAGCAGTTTGATTACGGTTAAAACTCAACGTGAAGAGGGTTACGATATCAATTTACAATTCCGTACCACTTTGCCTACCGGTGTTTTGGCCTTTGGCACTTCGGGAGGACAAAATGAACCGGTTAGCTATATTCTTGAACTGATCAATGGACGTTTGAATTTGCATTCATCGTTATTAAACAAATGGGAGGGAGTATTCATCGGATCGAAATTGAATGACAGTCGTTGGCATAAGGTCTTTGTAGCCATCAATACTTCACATTTGGTGTTATCGGCCAACGATGAGCAGGCCATATTTCCAGTTGGTTCCTATGAGACGGCCAATAATAGCCAACCATCGTTTCCGTTAACCTATTTGGGTGGCACCATACCCAATCTAAAGTCATATTTGAGGCATTTGACTCACCAGCCATCAAGTTTTGTTGGCTGCATGCAAGACGTAGTAGTCAATGGGATGGTCATCTTTCCTGACGAGCATATCGATAATGATACGGAATCCGATACCAAATTGTCCTATGTGCAAAGTGGATGCCCTCGTACAGAACAATGCAAACCCAATCCGTGTCACTCGAACGGCGAATGTACGGACTTGTGGCATACCTTCCGCTGCGTTTGTCCGAGACCGTTCTTTGGGCATACTTGCCAGCACA ATATGACGGCTGCCACATTTGGTCACGAGAATACCACTCACTCTGCTGTCATTGTGGAGACAACAGATGTGGCTAGACGAGCCATACGTTCCATATTGGATATCTCGATGTTTATACGGACTCGCGAACCAACGGGTCAGGTGTTCTATTTGGGCAGTGATCCACGCAAAATGCCAACAAAGA ACATTGGTGATTCCTTTGTGGCTGCCCAATTAAATGGCGGTGAATTGCTGGTGAAGATGCAATTCAATGGCACTCCAGAGGCTTACACAGTTGGTGGTCAAAAGCTTGACTCTGGCtacaatcatctgattgagGTGGTGCGCAATCACACACTCGTCCAAGTCAAAATCAACGGCACCGAATATTTCCGCAAAACCTTGTCAACAACGGGCATCCTAGATGCACAAGTTCTCTATTTGGGTGGACCAGCACCGACTCGCGAATCTTTATTGCCAGCCAGCACTGAACCTGGGCTGGTTGATGCAGAGAGCACAGCATCGGATATGGGATCAGCTGCCATATCTCCTGCAGATTACACTAAGGACTATTTCAAGGGCATCATTCAGGATGTCAAGGTCAGCAATGGCTCCCACAATATGATAGTCGAGATGTATCCCTTGAATGTCACTGAAGTACAAGAGAATGCATCACCTTTCGGTGTCGTTAGCATTGATCGTACCTCTGTGTTACCCGGTGAAGTATCGGATGATTTATGTCGCAAAAATCCATGCAAGCATAATGCCGAGTGTCGGAATACCTGGAACGATTATAGTTGCACCTGCCCGAATGGTTATAAGGGCAAGGATTgtcaggagattgagttttgTCAGCTGGTCAGATGCCCTGGTAACAGTACATGCCAGAATCTGGACGACGGCTACGAATGTTTGACTGATATTACATTCACTGGCCTGGAACGGTCACCACTGGCCTTCTCATACTTCAAGGAGCAGCAACCGGAGGACAATGTGGGAGTGCCGACGAAATCAACTTTGAAACCTGTTATAGAGATTGCCTATCGTACTCGTGCCGGAGGCACTCTGCTTTTCATTGACAATAATGATAGTTTCTTTGAGATTGGAGTAAATGGTGCTCGTGTGACCATTACTTGGAAACTTACCCAGCTTCATATTGGCGAATCCGCGCGTTTTGAAAAAGAGAATGCAGATGGCGAATGGAGTCGCATTTATTTACGATCACACGGTGGCAAACTAGAGGGTGGATGGAAGGGTTGGGAATCCTTGGTGGATCCAGCTCCCGCATTCTCTGTGGACATCGATCAGGCGGCGTTCCAGGATCTTCTTTCAACCAGTACTCAAGTATACTTGGGCGGCATGCCAGAGTCGCGTCAGGCTCGTGGCTCTACCCAAAGTGCCCAGCAGGGATCTCAGTTCAAGGGCTGTTTAGGTGAGGCACGTGTGGGTGATCTGCTTTTGCCTTATTTCACCAATGCCGAACTCTATCCCCATACCGAGAACGTTTCAGTGCAGCTGCAGGCCCAATTTCGTTTAAATTCTTCAAAACCGGAAGAGGGCTGCATTCTATGCTTCCAGTCGGATTGTAAAAATGATGGTGAATGCTCGGCTCCATTCGAGAAATACGCCTGCACCTGCAAACCTGGCTACGAGGGAGATGACTGTTCTGTTGACATTGATGAATGCCTTGACGTAGAGTGTCAGAATAATGGAACGTGCCTTAATCAAGTGGCTGATTTCTATTGCCAATGCCAAGTAGGATTCGAAGGACGCCACTGCGAGCAGAATATCGATGAATGTTCTCCTAATCCCTGCCAACATGGTGGTAACTGTACAGATCTGATTGCTGCATATCTTTGCACATGTACGGAAGAATTCACAGGACCTCAGTGTAATGTCCTCAAACAGATGACCTGCGAGAATGAACCATGTCGCAATGAATCCACATGCGAAAATGGACACA ATGGGACGACTGGCAATAACTTTACTTGTACATGTGCCACAGGATTCGTGGGTACTCTGTGTGACCTATCTTTCTGCGAGGAGACGCCGTGTCATAATGGAGGCCTCTGTTTAAACGCAAACAAT ACACCTACATGCAAGTGTAGTCTCGGCTATACCGGAGTTCTCTGCGAGCAGGAGATCGATGAATGTGCCTCCAGTCCCTGTCAGAACGGTGGCAAATGCATTGATCGCATTGGCGGTTACGATTGCAATTGTCTGTCCACCGGTTTTGAAGGAACACACTGTCAAGATGATATTGATGAATGTAGTCTGAGTGAGGAATATTGTGGTGGTCTAGGACGCTGCATCAATAGGCCTGGTACATTTAAATGCATCTGCCAGACACCGCATTGTGGAGCCTATTGCAACTTTACGGATCCCTGTAATACAACGGGCATTTGTGCCAATGGCGGACAATGCGTAGAAGCTTGTGGTGAGGAACCGGACTACTATTGCAACTGCACTGAAGGATTCACTGGCAAGAATTGCACAGCAATG ATTACGTCCAAAGAGGATGGTCCGTCCACCACAGACATAGCTATTATTGTTATACCTGTTGTGGTGGTTCTTTTGCTCATAGCTGGGGCTTTATTGGGCACATTTTTGGTAATGGCTCGCAATAAGCGTGCCACACGAGGCACCTACAGTCCTAGCGCCCAGGAGTATTGCAATCCTAGGCTGGAGATGGATAATGTGCTTAAACCGCCGCCAGAGGAACGACttatttag